Proteins encoded in a region of the Quercus lobata isolate SW786 chromosome 8, ValleyOak3.0 Primary Assembly, whole genome shotgun sequence genome:
- the LOC115958080 gene encoding uncharacterized protein LOC115958080, with translation MPSSSSLEREIDDYQDGSSESDGSVDSSSCSDSSDEHYSSGVPGIPLEEFQEQRRRAASGSGASSSRQPSSPPQDEEEDEDVIYSCAPEVASTLDDAKLKTLVDRYQIPKELNPRLPQPGEWCCSPSSGLGVYASYLLAGLRFPLNSFCRDLFQRLGIGPNQLNPNGWRTIVAMQVLWREALEGNRPITVDEFLYCYKPSEIKKSAGFYQFSSRGSYYSLITGRSSSDRLWKKEFFIISGNWAGDPADVGIPSFPPFTSPLGRLRPEAVVRPRLDKFFLDQIEVVRTFPGRTFHDLVTFTRLATWGLGPIPTAENLSHEELTRRRISTMRENKEKTVASGDEDAAAPTVKVASVQAGKRKSKPISSTVDLDDLPSRRGHKKQKQRPSLPKVPKFVPPTVNLDEPVVDVEPVQTIHPAPSDPPPAPKTSQKSGSSESSDRPSNLVLDEGYAWRTFKGIVTDHEVNECYNMSVKEFERSGIHDLFKAMSKFYTATCQAKELATEAKTAKDKAKELGHEVLLKKGEVIRLTEDFNRLLGSETKLKNEVEELKADNLEKDTRIVHLEGQVSELTSSLEKAREEAIAAFKKSDEYKNRLDSHYAAGYEDFRADAKEAYPDLDFNSFKLPLATESSALQTSSEDVNIMDDANTEVIQDDPKTSLPK, from the exons ATGCCTTCATCTTCTagtctagagagagagatagacgaCTACCAGGACGGTTCTTCTGAGAGTGACGGTAGTGTAGATAGTTCGTCCTGTAGTGACTCCTCAGACGAGCATTACTCGTCTGGGGTTCCTGGCATTCCCTTAGAGGAATTTCAGGAACAACGACGTAGGGCGGCTTCTGGATCTGGGGCTAGCTCGTCCAGACAGCCATCAAGTCCTCctcaagacgaggaagaggaCGAAGATGTAATCTATAGTTGTGCCCCAGAGGTAGCGTCCACCTTAGACGATGCTAAGTTAAAAACTCTTGTAGATAGATACCAAATCCCTAAAGAGCTTAACCCTCGTCTACCCCAGCctggagaatggtgttgttcCCCTTCCTCAGGCTTAGGGGTATACGCTTCTTACCTATTAGCTGGCCTTAGGTTTCCCTTAAACTCTTTCTGCAGAGACCTCTTCCAAAGGTTGGGTATTGGGCCAAACCAGCTCAATCCCAATGGTTGGAGGACGATAGTTGCCATGCAAGTATTATGGCGTGAGGCATTGGAAGGGAACCGTCCAAttacagtggacgagttcctttactgTTATAAGCCCTCAGAGATCAAAAAATCTGCTGGGTTCTACCAGTTCTCGTCCAGAGGTTCGTATTACAGTTTAATAACGGGCCGTAGTTCGTCTGACCGtctttggaaaaaagaattttttattatttctggaaATTGGGCTGGGGACCCAGCTGATGTGGGTATTCCCTCCTTCCCTCCTTTTACCAGCCCTCTAGGTCGTCTTCGCCCTGagg CTGTCGTTCGTCCACGTTTGGATAAGTTTTTCTTGGATCAGATAGAAGTGGTTCGCACTTTTCCAGGAAGGACTTTCCACGACTTGGTTACTTTTACTCGTCTAGCAACTTGGGGACTTGGTCCAATCCCAACTGCTGAGAATTTAAGTCACGAAGAGCTCACTCGTCGAA GGATAAGCACGATGagggaaaacaaagagaaaacagTGGCTAGCGGGGACGAAGATGCTGCTGCTCCTACTGTCAAAGTGGCTTCCGTCCAGGCTGGGAAGAGGAAGTCAAAACCAATTTCAAGTACTGTGGACCTGGACGACCTTCCCAGTCGTCGTGGCCACAAGAAGCAAAAACAAAGGCCTTCCCTTCCAAAGGTTCCCAAGTTCGTGCCACCAACAGTGAACTTGGACGAGCCTGTGGTGGACGTGGAGCCCGTCCAAACGATTCATCCTGCTCCGTCTGATCCTCCCCCAGCTCCCAAAACTTCTCAGAAGTCTGGCTCGTCTGAATCCTCTGATCGTCCCTCTAATTTGGTTCTGGACGAGGGTTATGCATGGAGGACGTTCAAAGGGATCGTCACTGATCATGAGGTTAACGAATGCTACAACATGTCAGTGAAGGAGTTTGAGCGTTCTGGCATCCATGACCTTTTCAAG GCTATGTCAAAGTTTTATACAGCGACCTGCCAGGCCAAGGAGCTTGCTACAGAGGCCAAGACAGCCAAGGATAAGGCTAAGGAGCTGGGCCATGAGGTTTTGCTTAAGAAGGGGGAGGTCATCAGGTTGACAGAGGATTTTAATCGTCTGCTGGGAAGCGAGACGAAGTTGAAGAACGAAGTAGAGGAGCTCAAAGCTGACAACTTAGAGAAGGATACCCGCATCGTCCATCTCGAGGGACAAGTTTCAGAGCTTACCTCGTCCTTGGAGAAGGCACGTGAGGAAGCAATAGCTGCTTTTAAGAAATCTGACGAGTACAAGAATCGTCTAGACAGTCATTATGCAGCTGGGTATGAAGACTTCCGTGCTGATGCCAAGGAGGCGTATCCTGATTTGGACTTCAACTCGTTCAAGCTCCCTCTTGCTACAGAGAGTTCCGCGTTGCAGACGAGTTCCGAGGACGTCAACATCATGGACGATGCTAACACTGAAGTCATTCAGGACGATCCCAAGACGAGCTTGCCCAAGTGA